The genomic stretch TATCCATAAGAAGTATAAAGAGTAAaagttagttttaaaaaaatatttacattattaaaactaattatattatattttaaaaaaaaaaacgatacttcttttatatttttatataacatttatatttacttcttttatatttttatataacatttatatttaattttattctaatttttatttttgattttttatttatttttgacttaaaatattaatttaaatattttcaatagatacaatgaaataattaaaaaaacatatgtTAACATCCTCACTTATTTAAcgtgaaaaaaataaatagaactGTACAAAAGATGAAAAATATCTTTTATAAACCTCTGATTAACTTATAAATAAACTAACTATTTATTTAGAAGATTTGTTTTAAAAAAGAAAGCAAGTAATATTGTTATATTGTTGAATGTTAAAACCTTGTTAAGAAAATCAAAATCGATATGTATGACAATCAATAAACATACGATTTTTGTCATGAGTTGTTTAAACCATACATACAAACACTTGATTAAAATATTATCTCTTCTCTACACTCTACAAACCCCCATGCATGAGACAACTTTAATTCAATTTTTCAAGATAATACATAAAGaaaatcattcatacatgaaaatATTACAAAATGTGGGGAAGTGGAACACAATACATAAAAAAACACAATTACAATGACAATAATAATCTAACTTAATTTTAATCCCTTTCATTAGTGAAGTAACAACCCTAGAAAAAGCAATACAATTTGTGGAAACTTCAAAGTGGTTATGCTGCCCATTGACACTAAACACGGTTTCAACGGCGCTCCACATAATTTTGGATTTCCGATAAAATTACTTTTATCCATTAATTTGAGCACTTTTCCTTTCGGTATTGAACCGGATATATCATTAAAAGACACGTTGAAAAGTCTTAAATGCTTCAACTTTGAGAAACTTTCGGAAATAGACCCTGATAAGAAATTATACCGAAGATCTAAATCTGTGAGAGATTTAATCTTGGCCAACTCACTTGGTATTGATCCTTCCAGTTGGTTTTTGAACAGAAAAAGCGACTGTAACCTTGTGAGGTTGGAAAGTTCCTCTGGAATAGAACCAGATAAGTTAGCACCCGCTATGTCGAGATACTTTATGATCCAGACAATTCATTTCCAGCCAGATGAAAAAACTCAAGacttttgaaagaaccaaattcCATTGGAATAGTTCCGCTAAAGTAATTTCCAACAAGATTAAGGGCCTGTTTGAAAGGCTTTTTAAAAactctattttagtttttgaaaatttaaaaactaaaaacttgtttgaatataatattttacaaatgtgtttttaaaaactcttcacaatttttcagtttttaaaagcaaaaaactgaaatggctaaattgtgttttgatttttacttttcagtttttaaaaactaaaaacaaaaactatttcaaACAGACCCTAAGAATTTTAAGATTTTCCAATTCTGAAAATTCATAAGGTAAATAACCGGTAAAGCTGTTGACAAGTGCATTAAATTCA from Vicia villosa cultivar HV-30 ecotype Madison, WI linkage group LG4, Vvil1.0, whole genome shotgun sequence encodes the following:
- the LOC131599130 gene encoding leucine-rich repeat receptor-like protein kinase TDR, coding for MELLNFFVILLTIFGLTSSSPLRVDSYTRALLKLKSELQDDHNSLKDWVVPSVKKLHKSGSLYACTWSGIKCDNHSIVTSIDLSRKKLEEELSNLTRLQSLFLFKNQLEGSIPSELAKIKSLTDLDLRYNFLSGSISESFSKLKHLRLFNVSFNDISGSIPKGKVLKLMDKSNFIGNPKLCGAPLKPCLVSMGSITTLKFPQIVLLFLGLLLH